A single region of the Aeromicrobium chenweiae genome encodes:
- a CDS encoding ABC transporter substrate-binding protein, with amino-acid sequence MTSTTSRRSGRVLALGTVAALVLGACGSGSDSGESKADADTVTVDLLTELTGAAAFCGKSVRAGAEAAIKKANQDDMLDGVTIKLKVRDTATDPRKASAAMSDAASSDAASTIFGCSSAEAVAIAPIAQDEEIPLVAVQSGTEGVVDAGDYVFRTTAPQSSYHKKQVDHWESKGVKSVAIAYQTDNPTLVDLGEKVYPDLLKDAGIKLVKSSKFAGDGFDFTGLANGIVSAKPEAVLVLGQGTPNVTIVTQILQSGFEGLIGGTPGFSGGVLKPLGAKADGLTWPTDFHPDADNAGTKDFVAAYTKITGTKAEEIDAFTAEAWDAVMFTVAGLKNAKSFDRSDVREGFSKAADEGIEGAVGPLTFEDRDARAEGVLIEWQDATARLAP; translated from the coding sequence ATGACGTCTACCACAAGCCGGCGCTCCGGCAGGGTCCTGGCGCTCGGAACGGTTGCAGCCCTCGTCCTCGGGGCCTGCGGATCGGGCAGCGACTCCGGAGAGTCCAAGGCGGACGCTGACACCGTCACGGTCGACCTGCTGACCGAGCTCACCGGCGCCGCGGCGTTCTGCGGCAAGTCGGTCCGCGCGGGCGCGGAGGCGGCCATCAAGAAGGCCAACCAGGACGACATGCTCGACGGCGTCACCATCAAGCTCAAGGTCCGCGACACCGCGACCGATCCCCGCAAGGCGTCGGCCGCCATGAGCGACGCCGCGTCATCGGATGCTGCGTCGACGATCTTCGGCTGCTCCAGCGCCGAGGCCGTGGCGATCGCCCCCATCGCCCAGGACGAGGAGATCCCGCTGGTCGCGGTGCAGTCCGGCACCGAGGGCGTCGTGGACGCGGGTGACTACGTGTTCCGCACGACCGCGCCGCAGTCGTCGTACCACAAGAAGCAGGTCGACCACTGGGAGAGCAAGGGCGTCAAGAGCGTCGCGATCGCCTACCAGACGGACAACCCGACCCTGGTCGACCTCGGTGAGAAGGTCTATCCCGACCTGCTGAAGGACGCCGGGATCAAGCTGGTGAAGAGCAGCAAGTTCGCCGGCGACGGATTCGACTTCACGGGCCTCGCCAACGGCATCGTCTCGGCGAAGCCCGAGGCCGTCCTGGTGCTCGGCCAGGGCACGCCGAACGTCACGATCGTGACCCAGATCCTGCAGAGCGGCTTCGAGGGTCTGATCGGCGGCACGCCCGGCTTCTCCGGAGGCGTGCTGAAGCCCCTCGGCGCCAAGGCCGACGGCCTGACGTGGCCCACGGACTTCCACCCCGACGCGGACAACGCCGGCACGAAGGACTTCGTCGCGGCGTACACCAAGATCACGGGCACGAAGGCCGAAGAGATCGACGCCTTCACGGCCGAGGCCTGGGACGCCGTGATGTTCACGGTCGCCGGCCTGAAGAACGCCAAGAGCTTCGACCGCTCCGACGTCCGGGAGGGCTTCTCGAAGGCTGCCGACGAGGGCATCGAGGGCGCTGTCGGTCCCCTCACGTTCGAGGACCGTGACGCACGAGCCGAGGGCGTGCTGATCGAGTGGCAGGACGCCACCGCGCGTCTGGCTCCTTGA
- a CDS encoding branched-chain amino acid ABC transporter permease: protein MLQLLSSALILGSIYLLFSMGLSLSWGVLNILNLAHGSIFMFGAFSAYLITREVTQDIHLAVLAVIAALVGGALSVLLQVLVYHPLQRRTADAHSAELGVLIASIGAGLIPVTVALNLSTDEVVNLPAGVVETQIHVFGSVRITTLQIGIVIVSLVLAAALSVFVARTRTGRAMRTIAADPVTADIMGIPVARLSALTMFISGALAGTAGLLLAANANAIEAHMGDGLLLKAFAAVVLGGVGSIPGAAVGAFALALGETFAVEYFGGDAKDFVAFGLIIVVLLLRPQGIFTRAAGQRA from the coding sequence ATGCTCCAGCTCTTGAGCAGCGCGCTCATCCTCGGCTCGATCTATCTGTTGTTCTCGATGGGTCTGAGCCTGTCGTGGGGAGTTCTGAACATCCTGAACCTCGCCCACGGCTCCATCTTCATGTTCGGCGCCTTCAGCGCGTACCTCATCACGCGTGAGGTCACGCAGGACATCCATCTGGCGGTGCTCGCGGTCATCGCGGCCCTCGTCGGCGGCGCCCTCTCCGTCCTCCTGCAGGTTCTCGTCTACCACCCGCTGCAGCGTCGTACCGCTGATGCGCACTCGGCCGAGCTCGGCGTGCTGATCGCGAGCATCGGTGCCGGGCTCATCCCGGTCACGGTCGCCCTCAACCTGTCGACCGACGAGGTCGTCAACCTCCCGGCCGGCGTCGTGGAGACACAGATCCACGTGTTCGGCTCGGTACGCATCACGACGCTGCAGATCGGCATCGTCATCGTTTCGCTCGTGCTGGCAGCGGCCCTCAGCGTGTTCGTCGCGCGGACCCGGACCGGCCGCGCGATGCGGACGATCGCGGCCGATCCCGTCACCGCCGACATCATGGGCATCCCCGTGGCACGGCTCTCGGCCCTGACCATGTTCATCAGCGGTGCGTTGGCCGGGACGGCGGGCCTCCTGCTCGCCGCCAACGCCAACGCGATCGAGGCGCACATGGGTGACGGCCTGCTGCTCAAGGCGTTCGCCGCCGTCGTGCTCGGCGGGGTCGGCAGCATCCCCGGCGCCGCGGTCGGCGCCTTCGCCCTCGCACTGGGCGAGACGTTCGCGGTCGAGTACTTCGGCGGTGACGCGAAGGACTTCGTGGCCTTCGGCCTCATCATCGTGGTCCTGCTCCTGCGACCCCAAGGCATCTTCACCCGAGCGGCAGGTCAGCGCGCATGA
- a CDS encoding branched-chain amino acid ABC transporter permease: protein MINEWVSDNETLLQTVMVYYIFGLSIQVVLRAGVFSLASAGMWAIAGYATAWMLDRDIAWPLAVAVSLVIVLVVSLLLAIALGRLSGLYLGMATIAFDLIIVSLAYTWESVTGGAIGLYGIPRDVTLLHAVLLAVVATVVVGLLQARAGGRALDALRTDATLASSVGINVPRARIYCIVLSGVLGGLSGAISPLIFGVLGPGDGGFTLVVLGLTIVVIGGSRSWIGAVVGAVIVTFLPEVLTFMDEWSSAVYGVLIVVMVIFAPQGLTSIVARLVRAATGRTRPRPGDGSQDPHQPEPTGDPVSVEERS from the coding sequence ATGATCAACGAATGGGTCTCCGACAACGAGACGCTCCTGCAGACCGTCATGGTCTACTACATCTTCGGCCTCAGCATCCAAGTCGTCCTCCGAGCCGGTGTGTTCTCGCTCGCGAGCGCGGGCATGTGGGCCATCGCCGGGTACGCGACCGCCTGGATGCTCGACCGGGACATCGCCTGGCCGTTGGCCGTCGCCGTGTCGCTGGTGATCGTCCTGGTGGTGTCGCTGCTTCTCGCGATCGCGTTGGGCCGCCTGTCGGGGCTCTACCTCGGCATGGCCACGATCGCGTTCGACCTCATCATCGTGTCGCTCGCGTACACGTGGGAGAGCGTCACGGGTGGGGCGATCGGCCTGTACGGGATCCCGCGTGACGTGACCCTGCTCCACGCGGTGCTCCTGGCAGTCGTCGCGACGGTCGTCGTGGGCCTGCTGCAGGCCCGTGCCGGCGGCCGTGCCCTCGACGCACTGCGCACGGACGCGACCCTGGCCTCCTCGGTCGGCATCAACGTCCCACGCGCACGCATCTACTGCATCGTCCTGAGCGGGGTGCTCGGCGGCCTGTCCGGCGCGATCAGCCCGCTGATCTTCGGAGTCCTCGGACCCGGCGACGGCGGCTTCACCCTCGTGGTGCTGGGCCTCACGATCGTCGTGATCGGCGGCTCCCGGTCGTGGATCGGCGCCGTGGTCGGTGCGGTGATCGTCACTTTCCTGCCCGAGGTCCTGACCTTCATGGACGAGTGGAGCAGTGCGGTCTACGGCGTCCTGATCGTCGTCATGGTGATCTTCGCCCCGCAGGGACTGACCAGCATCGTGGCCCGGCTCGTCCGTGCTGCCACCGGCCGGACCAGGCCGCGTCCAGGTGACGGGTCGCAGGATCCGCACCAGCCGGAGCCCACCGGCGATCCCGTCTCGGTGGAGGAGCGCTCATGA